In Rosa chinensis cultivar Old Blush chromosome 1, RchiOBHm-V2, whole genome shotgun sequence, a genomic segment contains:
- the LOC112182064 gene encoding myb-related protein 308, whose translation MGRAPCCSKVGLHRGPWTPREDTLLTKYIEAHGEGHWRSLPKKAGLLRCGKSCRLRWMNYLRPDIKRGNITPDEDDLIIRLHSLLGNRWSLIAGRLPGRTDNEIKNYWNTHLSKRLVSEGTDPNTHQKLSQPPAPKENKRKKKQNHKAKNKNNTEDRIVPQKPKVHLPKPTRVTSFVNLPRNDSFTTASTAVSSSQDQVLDHVNNIIPWSDFKEGGVVFSVVDGSSSDFECDQSRIILNVVAGDDDDHNLENIYEEYLQALLKTTDQDQNCQVELDSFAESLLI comes from the exons ATGGGAAGGGCTCCTTGTTGTTCAAAGGTTGGTTTGCACAGAGGTCCATGGACTCCCAGAGAGGACACATTACTCACCAAATATATTGAAGCTCATGGTGAAGGCCATTGGAGATCCTTGCCCAAAAAAGCCG GCCTCCTTAGGTGTGGGAAGAGTTGCAGGCTAAGATGGATGAACTACCTAAGGCCAGATATCAAGAGAGGAAACATTACTCCAGACGAAGATGACCTAATTATCCGACTGCATTCACTTCTCGGAAACCGCTGGTCTCTCATCGCCGGTAGACTTCCTGGTCGAACCGATAACGAGATCAAGAACTACTGGAACACCCATCTCAGCAAAAGGCTCGTGAGCGAAGGAACTGACCCGAACACGCACCAAAAACTATCCCAGCCTCCTGCCCCCAAGGAaaacaagaggaagaagaagcagaaccaCAAagccaagaacaagaacaatacTGAAGATCGCATAGTGCCCCAAAAGCCTAAGGTCCATCTCCCCAAACCCACCAGGGTAACTTCCTTTGTTAACCTACCAAGAAACGATAGCTTTACCACGGCTAGCACTGCTGTGTCTTCTAGCCAGGATCAAGTTCTGGATCATGTTAACAATATTATTCCTTGGTCTGATTTCAAAGAGGGTGGGGTGGTGTTCTCTGTTGTTGATGGGTCGTCGTCGGATTTCGAGTGTGATCAGTCTCGAATAATCCTTAATGTTGTAGctggtgatgatgatgaccaCAATTTGGAAAATATTTACGAGGAATATCTGCAGGCCCTTCTGAAAACGACAGATCAAGATCAGAACTGCCAAGTTGAGTTAGACTCGTTTGCTGAATCACTGTTGAtctga